In Deinococcus aquiradiocola, the sequence GCGTACAGCGCCCCCACCAGCACCCCGAGCGCCAGCCCCACGCCCGCCGGGAGGACCGCCTCGCGGCCCGCGAACAGCAGCGGCAGGCGCAGCAGCACCGGATTCTGCAGGTACACCAGCACCCCGTACCCCACCAGGCCCAGCAGGACCACCACCTGAACGAACTGCACGACGCGCATGACGCTCAGTCTAGAGCATCCGTCCGGAACCCGGCCGTGCGTCCCGCCCCCTGGCCGGGACGGGACCTGCCTTCAGCGTGCGCCGGTGCCGCCCTCACCGTCCAGGTACACCCATGACCCGTCCAGCCGCACGAAGCGGCTGTCCTCGTCCAGACGGAACGACTCGCCGTCCACCCTGTAGCGGGCCGTGAAGCTCACCTCGCCCGTGTCGTCCTGCGGGCCGCCCGCGCGGGTGGAGCGCACCGTGAGGCCCAGCCAGCGCGCCGGGTCGTCCTGCAGGTCCAGCCGTTCGGGGCGCGTGGCTGGATGCCAGGTGTGCAGCAGGTACGCTTCCAGCCGCAGCACGTACGCGCTGTAACGGCTGCGCATCAGGATCTCGGCCGTGCGGGCGGGCCGCGCGCCGCTGTGGACCGTGCCGCAGCACGCCGCGTACCGCCGACCCGACCCGCACGGGCACAAGGCCGCCACGCTCACGCGCCCACCTCGGCGCGCACGTGCCCGTCCGGGTCGCGGCGCAGCACGTCCAGCACGTCGGGCTGCAGGTCGCCGCGCGTGGCGAGTGCCAGCCGCACGCCCGCGTCCGGGTCGCGCGCCAGTGCCCGCGCCGCCCCTGCGGGCAGGTCCGGGTGCGTCGCCGCCGCGCGGCGCACGCCGCTGTGCGCGTCCACGCTCAGGCGCTTGAGGACCGTCTCGCCCGGGTGTTCCGCCAGGGCCGCGCCGCGCCGCACCTCGGCGCTCGCGTCCAGGCTCAGCCGTCCGAGCTGCTCGGCGCTCAGGTCGGGCCGCACGCACAGCACCGTGCGGACCGTCGCGTCCGGGTCGAGCAGCAGCGCGTCCAGCACCGCGCCCGGCAGGTCCGCCGCCGACGCGACGTGCAGGCGCACGTCCTGCTCCGGCGACGCCAGCAGCGCCAGCAGCGCGTCCACCGTCAGGTCGTCCCGGTCGAGCAGCGCGCGCCGCACGGTGTCCGCCGGGTCGCGCGCCAGGCGCTCCATCACGGGGACCGGCAGGGCGGGGCGGCGGGCGAGGGCCGCGCGGACCTCCGGGTCGGCGTCCTGCTCGGCCCGCTCCAGCCACGCGTCCGGCACCTGCCACGCCTGCATGGCGGCCGCCCGCACCGCCGGGTGATCGCTCGCCGCGAGCGATTCCCTGAGCGCCCTCGGCAGGTCGTGCCGCCGCGCGACGCTCGCCTGCACGTCGTAATCGTCGTCGGTCGCGAGGGCCAGCATCTGCGCGAGCGGCAGGTCCAGCCGCCGCGCCACGACCGCCCGCACGAAGGCGTGCGCGTCCGCCGCGAGGCGCTCCACCGCCGCGCCCGGCAGGTCCTCGCGCGCCGCGACAGCCTTGCGCACGTCGTAGTCGTCGTCGGCGGCCAGCATCTCCACCAGTTCCGGCAGCAGGTCACGGCGTTTCGCCATCGCCTCCCGCAGCTGCCACTGCGCGTTGCACGCGAGGTTGCGCATGCGCTGCTCCGTCAGGTCCGCGCGGTCCGCCACCGCGAGTCGCGGCAGCAGGCTCTCGTGCCGCAGCGCGGCGTCCTGCACCCACGCGGGCGCGTCCGGCAGGCCCGCGAGGCGCGCGACCGTCTCGCCGGACCAGCCGCCCAGCAGGCCCGGCTGCGCGAGCCGCAGCAGCGTCAGGGCCGGATTCGCGAGGACCGCGTGCGGGTGATGCTCGCCCAGCAGGTTCAGCAGGTCGCCCGGCGCGTTCGGGTGCCGCGCGACCGCCTCCCGCACGGACACGTCCACGGACTGACTGAGGCGGGCGAGGGCGTCGGCCGTCAGGTCAGACGGCAGCGGAACGGAAACAGGGGAGGAATGGGTCATGGGAGGGAGCGGCAGCGCGCCGTGACGCCAGCGTAGCAGGCGTCAGCCTTCCTCCAGGCGCAGCACCTCACCGAACGGGAAGCCCGCGTCCTCCAGGCCGCCGGGCGGCACCACCCACAGCGTCGGCACGCGCGGCGGCACGTCCGGGAAGTCCCCGAAGCCGTCCGTGAGGTACACCAGCAGGTCCGGCTCGTGATCCGCGACCTTCGCGAACACCGGACGGAAATCCGTGCCGCCCCCACCCTGCGGCGGCGGGATGTCCGACCCTGCCGTCAGCGGGTACGGGCCGTACGCCTCCGTGTCCGCGTAGTACAGGTCCGCGCGGACGTGCGGGTACGCGCCCAGGATGCCCTGCACCTCCGCCACGAGCGCCTGCACGGCCGCCTCGTCCACGCTGCCGGACGTGTCCACCGCGATCAGGGCCTGCAGGCTCTCGTCGTCGAGCGCTTCGAGGTACAGGCCGCGCCCCACGAAGCGCCGGTCGAAGCCCCCGAAATCCACCGGGGTGCGCGCCAGGAACCGCCACAGCTGACTCTTCCAGTCGAGGCGGGCCGGGGCGAGGCGCGCCAGTTCGCGGTGCAGCCCGAGCGGGTCGCTGCCCCTGCCGGTCATGCTCTGCGAGGCCCGCGCCTGCTCCAGCGTGCCCTTCCAGCGGCGCTCCGTCTCGCCGGGCCTGCGCTGTCCCTGCCGGGGCGGCACGTCGGACGGCGGGCCGTCCAGCAGGTCGCCGTCCCCGTCCCCGTCCTCCTGGTCCTCGTCCTGCTGCTGGTGCTCCAGCGTCGCGTACACCTCCTCCACGCTGAGCGTCTCGAGGTGATCGTCGCGCGGCGCGTCCTCCGCGAGCGGCAGGCCCGCCTGCGCCACCATGCCGTTCACGATCAGGTCCGCCGCGCGGTTCCAGCGTTTCTTCTCGCGCGGCCCGCGCCGACCCACGTGCGACAGCGCCGCGTGCAGCACCTCGTGCAGCAGCACGCCGTCCAGCTCGGACGGCGCGAGCCTCGCCGCCGCGACCGGATTCAGGTACACACGGTCCCCGTCCGTCGCGGCGAGCGCCACCTCCGACGACGGCTGCACGTCCGTGTGCAGCAGCAGCGTCGCGAAGAACGCACTGCGCCCCCGCAGCCGCAGCCGCGCGCCCGACAGCAGCGCCCCGAACTCCGCCGGTTCCGGCCCCGGCCCCACCGGTTTGCCCGTCACGCGCCGGTCAACCTTCGGCCAGGTCGGCCGCGCCCTGCACCAGCTCCGCGAGACGCGGATCGCGGTCCATCAGGGTCACCAGTTCGCCCAGCTGACCGAGGCTCTGGAACTTGCTCACCAGCGTCGCCACGAACAGCTGCAACCACTCCGCGTTCGCCTGCCCCGCCAGCCACGAGAAGGCATGAAAGCCCTGCTGCGCGTCCTGCGCGCGCGCCGCCAGCCCCACCACCGCCGCGTACCGCACGCTCGGCTCCTGCGGCAACCGCAGCCCGTCCACCCGCCCGGCCAGCACCTCCTCCAGGTCGGGCAGCTGCTCGTACAGCCGCACGAACGCCGCGAACTCCGCGCCCGCCGCCTCCCCGATGGCGGGCGACACGTCCAGCCGCGCGCGGTGCAGGCGCGCCGCCATCTCCCACGCGCGCGGGCTGGGCCACGCGGGCTGCGCCGTGTCGAGCCGGTGCAGCAGCTCCGGCCGGAACGTCAGGAACGCCAGCACGTGCTCGTGCAGGCCACGCCCCAGCGCGTACCCCCTGAACGCCTCGAAATCCGCCCGGACCGTCAGGTGCAGGAAGCGGTTCGCGAGCGGGGCAGGCATGTCGAACACGCTCGCGCGGTCCTCCTTGCGGTTCCCGGCCGCCCACACGAACCACCCGTCCGGCAGCTCGTAACTGCCCACGCGGCGGTCCAGGATCAGCTGCTGCGCCATGCCCTGCATGGTGGGCGGCGCCATGTTCACCTCGTCCAGGAACAGGATGCCGCGCCCGCCCGTCGGCAGGAACTCCGGCGGGTACCAGCGGCTCACGCCCTGCCCGCCCGACGTCTCCTGCGCGACCGGCAGGCCCCGCAGGTCCGTCGGCGCGAGCTGCGAGAGGCGCACGTCCACGAACTCCAGGCCGTGCGCGGCCGCGACCTGCGCCACCACGCTCGATTTGCCGACGCCGGGCGGCCCCCAGATCATGGTGCTGAGCGGCAGTTCCGCCGTGACGAGAGCCGTGAGGTAACGGGCCAGTTCGGAAGGGGTGAGCGACAAGAGCGGAACTCCTTTGAAGGGAAGGCAGGAACAGGGAAGAGGCAGGCCATGCACGCGGTCACGAAACCCGCTGCGCCCAGGGTACAGCGTGCAGCGGCCCGCGTCGCCCGGCACGGCGGGGGCAGGAGCGACGCCACCGGGGGGTGCGGGCGGCACCGCACCTGCTATATACTGACCCTCATGTCTCACCTCCTCACGCCCCACTGACGCCGGGCCGAGTCGCAGGTGCACCCCCACCACCGCCAGCGTCCAGCGCAGTCCACCCGGGACCGAGCGCCGGACCCCCACCCCACAGTGAGCCGGGCCGCCCGGCCGGAGCAAGCATGACCACCCACAACGTAGGCCCCAACGGAACGGGCAGCGAACAGACCCGCCTCGAACACGAGATCGCGCGCCGCCGCACCTTCGCCATCATCTCCCACCCCGACGCCGGCAAGACCACCATCACCGAGAAACTCCTCCTGTACGGCGGCGCCATCCAGCAGGCCGGCAGCGTCACCGCGCACGCCGGCACCGCCCACACCAAGAGCGACTGGATGAGCATCGAACAGCAGCGCGGCATCAGCATCTCCAGCAGCGCCCTCACCTTCGAGTTCCTCGGACGGCACATCAACCTCCTCGACACGCCCGGCCACCAGGACTTCAGCGAGGACACGTACCGCACCCTCACCGCCGCCGACAGCGCCCTCATGGTCCTTGACGCCGCCAGGGGCGTGCAGGCCCAGACCGAGAAGCTGTTCGCCGTGTGCCGCAACCGCGGCATCCCCATCCTGACCTTCGTGAACAAACTCGACCGGCCCGCGCAGGACATCTTTGAACTGCTCGAACAGGTCGAAAGCACCCTCGGCATCACCGCCATCCCGCTCACGTGGCCCATCGGGGACGGCCCGGACTTCCGCGGCGTGTACGACCTCGTCGCCAAACAGGTCCTGCTGTTCGAACGCGTCGCCAGAGGCAAATCCCGCGCGCCCGTCAGCGTCAAGAGCGTCGACGACCCCGAACTCGGCGCGCTCGTCGGCGTGGCCCTCCACCAGAAACTGCAGGAGGACGTCGCCCTCATCGAAGGCGCCATGCCGCCCTTCGACCACGCCGCGTTCCTGGCAGGCGAACTGACCCCCGTGTTCTTCGGCTCCGCCATGAACAACTTCGGGATCGAGCACTTCCTCAGCACCTTCGTGGACCTCGCCCCCGCCCCCGGCAGCGTCCGCACCACCCAGGGCGTCCGCCCGCCCGAAGCGGGCTTCACCGGCTTCATCTTCAAACTGCAGGCCAACATGAGCCGCAACCACCGCGACCGCACCGCGTACATGCGCGTCGCCAGCGGCCACTTCGAACGCGGCATGGACGTCACCCTCACCCGCACCGGCCGCAAACTGCGCCTCTCCCAGGCCCACACCCTCTTCGCGCAGGACCGCGAGAAGGTCGAGGACGCGTACCCCGGCGACATCGTCGGCCTCGTCAACCCCGGCGTGTTCCGCATCGGCGACGTCGTCAGCGTGGACGCCAGAGTGCAGCTCCCGGACTTCCCGCGCTTCACGCCCGAAGTGTTCGCCACCATGAGCCTGCGCGACGTCACCAAACGCAAGGCCTTCCACAAGGGCCTCGAACAGCTCACCGAGGAAGGCGTCGTCCAAGTCTTCTACCCCACCGACGGCGCACGCGACCCGTACCTCGGCGCGGTCGGCCCCCTCCAGTTCGAGGTGTTCCAGGCCCGACTGCAGGAAGAGTACGGCGTGGACATCGAAATGCACGTCACGTCCTACTCCCTGGTCCGCTGGCTCGCCGGAGACGCCTCCCAGGTCGCCCGTTTCGCCCGCAGCGTCGAGGACGACCAGGGCCGCCCCGTCATGCTGTTCAGGAGCAACTTCGACCTGCAGTACACCCAGGACCAGCACCCCGAGATCGAGTTCCTGCCACTGCCCAAGGACCTGACCGTCGTCGACTGAGACGGGCGCCCGCTTCACCGGACGGGCACGCCGTACTCGACTAGCACGATGCCGCGCGCGTCCTCTCCGGACGTGCTCCCGTGCGGCCGCAGAACGCCACGGCGGGCAGGTCGTGCGCGTGCGTGAGCACGAACATGCTCCGCATGTTCCGCATGTTCCGCCCGCACGCCGCCTCCAGCAGTGCCCGTCTGTCCACCCACGCGAGCAGCCGGTGATCCCCGGCCGAGTCGGGGAGCGCGTCACGGGTCAGCTTCCGGCCAGCTGTTCCTTTGCGACGCCGGTCCTCAGGAATTCCTGGAGCAGGGGTTCGAGGTCGTGCAGGGCGACGTCGCTGCGCATGGCGTACTCGGCGGGTGAGAGTTTCTCGGAGAGGGCCTTGAGGAAGGCGAGGCCCTGCGCGCCGTGCTGCGTGCGGAACGTCTGGTGGACGTTCGTGATGGCGTTCAGGGCGTCTTTGCCGCGCAGGGTGAGGCCGTACTGGCCGTGCGCCCACCCGGCGAGGCTGCGCGGGAGGATGAGCGTCTGCGGGCGGAGCGGGGCGGGGAAGGCACCTTCGTAGGGGAGGGTGGCGGGCATGGTGGCGACGATCTCGCCGCGCGAGTAGAAGATCGCGCCGCGAGGGCGGGCGTGCAGACCGGTGAAGTCCTCGGTGAGGTTGAATTTCCAGGCGCGGCTGCCGACGCCGGACAGGATGTGCGCGAGGTGCGGGGCGAGCGTGTACGCGCTGAGGGGCGCGCCCTGTTCGTACAGGTTGAGGAGTTCGCCGAGGGCCTGTTCGCCGGTGCTGCTGAGGCTGGCGGCGGCCACGGTGCGGCCCTCGTACACGAGGACGTACGCGGCCTGGTCGCCGATCACGGCGTGCAGGTAGCCGTACCAGCCGACGTCGTGCAGGTGCCGCAGGAAGTCGTGCAGGTTGCAGAAGGCGCTGCTCAGGCCGAGGACCGAGGCGGGCACCTGGGGCAGGAACCGTGCGAGGAAGGGGGAACTGTTCGGGAACATCGGGGCGAGTTCCGGGATGACGAGCAGCGGGTCGCCGGGTTCCTCGTGCGCTTCGGCCGGTACTGCTGCCGTGACCGGGCCCGGGTCGGCGGGTGGTTCTTCGTGGGTCGCGGGGGGCTCGTGCGCGGGGGTCGGGGGCCGTGCGGGTTCGGCCGGTGTTCGGCGGGAGGGGCGGTCCGGGCGTTCCGGTGGGGGGGTCACGTCGCCTCCGTGTCGCTGCCGGGTGCGGGATGCGGTCCGGGGCCGTCCTGGACGGGGGTCAGTTCGGTGCGGAAGCGGCGGGCGTTCTGCACGTACCGTTCGGCGTGCCCGCCCGCTCCGGCGGGACCCTTCACGCGGGCGGGCACGCCCACCGCGAGCATGCCGTCCGGCACCTCGCGGCCCTCGGGGAGCAGGGCGCCCGCGCCGAGGACGGCGCCCGTCCCGAGCCGTGATCCGTTCAGCATGACGGCGCCCATGCCGACCAGGCTGCCTGCCCCGCACGTCGCGCCGTGCACGATGGCGCGGTGGCCGACCGTGACGCCCGCGTGCAGCGTGCACGGGAAGCCGGGGTCGGCGTGCAGGACCGCGCCGTCCTGCACGTTGCTGCCCTCGCCGACCGTGACGGCTTCCGTGTCGCCGCGCAGGACCGCGCCGAACCACACGCTCGCGTTCCGCGCCACGCTCACGCGGCCGATCAGGTCGGCGCTCGGCGCGACGAACGCCGACGTGTGAACGTGAGGCACGAGATCCGGTTGCGTGAGGCTGGGGGAGTCGGTCGCCGGAGAGCCTGGGAGCGGGGAGTCTGAAAGGAGCGCGTACAGCGGCATGAATCCTCCGGAACGGACGGCGGGCCTCTTCACCTTCGGTGCGACTTCAACGGGCGTCGTGCAGGGACAGCAGCAGGGACTGGGCCTCGCGGAGCAGGTTACGGTCTTCAGCGTAGCTTAACATCCGCACGGCCTCCACGGGCGCGAAGAACCCCCCTTCCGCGAAGGTGTCCTCCAGCACGGGGGCGCTCGCGTCGGTGCTCATGGCGAACCAGTGGATGACGCGCCGCTCGCCCCGGTCGTTCGTGTACGACGTGTCCGGCAGCGCGCCCACGATCTGCGCGTGCACGCCGCCCTCCTCCTGCACCTCGCGCACGGCCGTCTGCTCGTCACTCTCGCCCGCCTCCACGTGTCCTTTCGGGAAGGCCCATGCGCCGCTGCGGTACCGGACGAGCAGCACGTGTCCGTCCGGGCCGAACACCACCCCCCCGGCTCCGGGAACGGTGACGTGGGGCGCGGCGGGGTCCTTCCTCTGCATGGACCGAGTATACCGAAGGGCGCGGCACGCCGGGACCGCCCTCCCCTCACATTCGACTCATGCTGGCCGTGTGTGCCTGTACCATGCAGCCATGACCGACGCGTCGCCGCCCACCCCCACCCCCGCAGACGTGCCCGCGCCGATCAGCCTGCACAAGCCCGGCGACCCGCCCACCCGCGAGCTGGGCCGCGTGCCCGCCACGCCGCCCACGCCCGAGGTGCGGACGCTGCAGGTGGAATTCAGCGGCGACGCCCGCGAGTACTTCCGCATCTGGATCGTGAACGTCGCCCTGAGCGTCGTCACGCTCGGCCTCTACAGCCCCTGGGCACGCGTCCGGACCCGCCAGTACTTCTACGGCCACACCCGCCTGGAAGGGCACCCCTTCGAGTACACCGCGCAGCCGCTCGCGCTGCTCCGCAGCTTCCTGATCGTCGCCGCGCTGTTCGTGGTGTACACCCTGTCGCAGCAGCTCCCGAAATTCCAGTGGGTCAGCTTCGTGATGATCGCCCTGTTCGGCCTCGCGTACCCGTGGCTGGTGTACCGCTCGCTGCGCTTCAACGCCGCGAACACCGTGTACCGCGGCCTGAACTTCCGTTTTCACGGCACGCCCGGCGCCGCGTACGTCGCGTACCTGTTCATCATGCTGACCCTGCCGTTCACGGGCGGCCTCACGTACCCCCTCGCCCGCTGGATGCAGCACCGGTACATCCTGCAGGGCCTCGCGTACGGCACCACCCGCGCCCGCTGGAACAAGGACGTGGGACCGGTGTACGTCGCGTACCTCAAGGGGGTCGGCGTGGCGATCGGCGTGGGCGTCCTCGCCGTGCTGGCCGTCTTGCTGCTGGTCTGGACGCTCGGTTCTGGCCTGAACGGCGACCTGTCCGACCTTCTGGATGTGGTGTTGCTCGAAGTCCTGTCCACCGGGAGTTACGTCGCCGTCGCCTTGGGGTTCGGCGCACTGTACCTGGGGTACATCCTGCTCGTGCTCGGGGTGGGGCAGTACCTGCACGCGGCCGTGCTGCGCTACAGCCTCGACGGCCTGTACTTCGGGGAGACGCTGCGGCTGCACACCACCTTCCGACCCTCGCGCCTCGCGTGGATTCACGTCACGAACACCCTCGCGCAGCTGTTCACGCTGGGCCTCCTCACGCCCTGGGCCGTCGTGCGCCGCACCCGGTACCTGCTGGACGGCGTGCAGGTGCAGACCATCGCGGACCTCGACCACTTCAGCGCCGACTCCACCCCCACCGAGAGCGCCCTCGGGGAAGCGGCGCACGAGTTCTTCAACTTCGACCTGGGCTTCTGATGACCACCCCACCCGCCCCGCAGCCCCCCGTCCCGCCGACCTTCCAGGCGCGGTACTTCGACGGCCTCACGTCCCGGGAGCGCGTGGCGAGCGTGCACGCCACCCTCACGCACCTGCACGTCCAGTCGGACGGCCTGGAGGTGAGCTTCGCGCTGAACGACGTGACCATCGAGCCGCCCCTGTCCGGGCACCGCCGTGTCCTGAAACTCCCCGGCCGCGCCCGCCTGGAGACGGACGACGACGCGGCCGTCAGCGCCCTCGAACGCCAGCTGCGCCGCAACACCGGCCTGAGCCTCGTGCGCCGCCTCGAAGCGCGGCCACTCGTGGCCCTCGCGTCGCTGGTGTTCATGCTGCTGTTCCTTGCGGGCTTCGTCCGCTACGGCCTGCCCGCCCTCGCGAGCGGCGCGGCCAGCGTCACGCCGCTCGCGGTCCTCTCGACCCTCGACGCGGAAACCGTGAACGCCATCGACGCCCGCTACCTGAAGCCCACGCACCTCTCCACGGCGCGCCAGAAGGCCCTCACGCGCGAGTTCGCGGCGATGGCGAAGGAGCAGGGCGGCCCGTACACGTACCGCCTCCTGTTCCGGGACGGCGGGGACCTCGTCGGCGCGAACGCCTTCGCGCTGCCGGGCGGCACGGTCTTCATGACGGACCAGCTCGTGAGCCTCGCGCGTGATGACCGCGAACTGCTCGGCGTGCTCGCGCACGAACTCGGGCACGTCCGGCACCGGCACGCCATGCGGCAGATCTACCAGAGTGTCGGCCTCACGCTCGCCTTCTCGGTCGTGGCGGGCGACGTCACGAGTGCCGCGTCCGTCGCGGCCGCCGTCCCCGCCCTGCTCCTCACGAGCGGGTACTCCCGCGAGGCGGAAACGCAGGCGGACGACGACGCGGGCCGCTGGCTGATGCAGCGCTACGGCGCGACCACGCCCCTGCAGGACATCCTGCGCCGCCTGATCGAGCAGGACGACGACCGGCCGACCTCCGGCGTCCTCGACCTGCTCGCCAGCCACCCCGGAGAGCAGCAGCGCCTCGCGCACCTGCGCGCCATCCAGAAGAACTGGAAGACCACCGCACCCTGACGTCACAGCACGGCGGCCACCCTGGGTTGGAGGTGGCCGCCGCCGTTCATGGGGCCGCAGAGGTCACGGCCCGGGGGTCATTCCAGGGCGCGTTCCAGGTCCTCCAGCAGGTCGGAGATGTCCTCGATGCCGACCGAGAAGCGCAGCAGGCCGGGCGTGATGCCCAGGCGGCGGCGGTCGTCCTCGCTCAGGGCGCGGTGACTGGTGCTCCACGGGTGAGACAGGGTGCTGACCACGTCCGCGAGGCTCGGCGCGAGCGGAATGCGGCCCGCGAGGCGCTTCACGAACTGCGCGGCGTCCTCGACCTCCAGGCTCAGCATGCCGCCGAACCCGTCCGGGTACAGGCGGTCCGCCAGCTGGAACTGCGGGTGGCTTTCCAGGCCCGGGTGATACACGCGTTTCACGCGCGGGTGGTTCTGCAGCACGTCCGCGATGGCCTGCGCGTTCCCGCTGTGCGCCCGCATGCGCAGGCCCAGCGTCTTGAGGCCCTGCATGGTCATCCACGCGTCGAAGGCGCTGACCGTGCCGCCCAGCCGCACGAGTTTCAGGCGGGCGGCCGCGACGAGGTCCGCGCGGCCCGCGACGACCCCGCCGAAGGCGGTGCTGTGCCCGCTCAGGTACTTGCTGAGGGAGTGCGTGACGAGGTCCGCGCCGTGCTCCGCCGGGCGGAAGACGGCCGGGGACGCGAAGGTGTTGTCCACGCTGAGCAGCGCGCCGTGCGCGTGCGCGATCTCCGCGAGGGCGGGCACGTCCGCGACCGTCATGAGCGGGTTGGTGAGGCTCTCGACGTGCAGGACGCGCGTGTTCGGGCGCATGGCGTCCCGCACGGCGTCCAGGTCGAGGGCGTCCACGAAGCTCACCTCGATGCCGAACCTGGGGAGTTCGTCGCGCAGCAGGGCGTACGTCACGCCGTACACGCGTTCGTCCGTGACGACGTGGTCGCCCGCGCCGAGCACGCTCAGCAGGGCCGCGCTGATGGCCGCCATGCCGCTCGCGGCGCACGCGGCGGCCTCGGTGCCTTCCAGGGCGGCCACGGCGCGCTCCAGCGTCGTGCCGTTCGGGGTGGCGTTGCGGTAGTAGAAGTACGCGTCCGCCTGCCCGGCCATGCCGGCCTCCAGCGCGTCCAGGTCGGGGAAGGCGTACACGGTGGACTGGTAGATGGCCTCCACGAGGGGCGCGGTGACGCTCGGCGTGGCGAGTTCTCCGGCTCGGGCGGCTAGGGTGGTCAGGGCATCGCGGCGCGCTTCGGTCATGGCCCCAAGGATAGCCCCTGCCCGTGCCTTTCCCGGCGCGTGCGGTCAGGGCAGCGTGGCGTGCAGCGTGAGGTGCGCGGGCAGCGGCCGGAACCCGAGCCCCTCGTTGATGCGCCGCATGGGGAGGTTGTCCGAGGCGTTGGTCGTCGTGACGCGCGCCACGCCTCGCCGCGCGGCCTCTTCGAGCGCGAGGTACTTCAGGGCCCACGCGAGCCGGTGTCCCCGGTGCTCGCGGCCCACGCCCGTGAAGCCGGTCCCCATGCGGTCCGGGGTGGGGGAGGGGTGCAGTTCGGACAGGGCGGCCAGCGTCCCGTCCCGCTCCGCCACGAAGACGAGGTCCGGGTCGAAGTCCGGGCGGCCCTCCTGCGTCTCGCGGTACCGGGCGAGCGGCGGGTGGTTCAGCGAGTCGCCCGGCGCGAGCGGCACGTCGCGGCTCGCGTCGAGGTCCAGCGCGTACAGGTCCTCCCACGCGCGGTCCGCCCCGACCCGGGCGGCGTGCTGCGCGAAGGTCCCCAGCACGTACCCGCCCGCCGCGGCCCGCCGGAACGCCTCGTCCCGCCCGTCGTTGCGCAGGTCCTTCAGGTCGAGCGCCACGTCCTGTTCGCGCGCCACCTCCTGAAAGCCGCGCCGTGCCGCGAAGGTCAGCGCGTCCGTGCGGTCCTCGCGCACCACGCTCATCAGGTGCCGCGTCCCGCCGGGCAGGCCGCCGATCAGGTCGTCGTACAGGGCGCGGGCAATGCCCTGCCCGCGCCGCTCCGGGTGGACCGTGACGGCCACCACCAGCCGCCCCACGTCACCGGACCACTCCTGCGCGGCACTCGTGGCCACGCCCAGAATCCCGCCGTCCTCCTGCCCCCACGGCCCGTCCTGGACGGCCACCACGCGCCGGAAGTGCAGGTCCGGACGGCGGTGCCGCTCCCGGTGCTGCTGCAGCTCCAGCGACGTCGGGTGATCCGGCGACGCCACGTTGAACAGCGTCACCAGGGACGGAAGGTCGGCCGGGATCGCCGCACGAATCCTGAATGAAGACATGCGCGGAGTGTAGCGACAAGGAAACCCGGACGGCATCCGCCAACTGGCGCACCCCGTCCGGGCCTCGTGAACCCTGCGTCCGGCATTCAGGCCTGGCGCACGTCCACGTCCTTCAGGACGACCACGACCGGCGCGGCCGCGAACCAGTCGCCGGCCTTCGCGCGGTACGCCTTGTAGTGCTCGCTGTCGCGGTGCGCCTGCACGGCCGTCATGTCACGGTAACGCTCCTGCACGTGGTAGCGCACGCCGCCCTCCGCTTCTTCCTTAAGGAGGTCGTACTTCAGGCAGCCTTCCTCCTGACGGCTCGCCTGCACCATCGCGAGCATCTCACGCTCCACGTCCTGCACGAACTCGGGCTTGGGGACGATCATGGCCTGCACGTTGACTGCGGTGTCGCTCATGCAGGGACGCTACCGCACCCGCCGCGCCCCGCATGGGAGCTGGCTTTCAATGTCCGGCGCTTCGTGACGGTCCTCCCTGCCGCGCGCCGGTGCAGGCGCTACCATCCCTGCATGACGCGGCAGAACCCCCAACGCGGCACCCAGACGCTGGAACGCACGGACCTCGCGCGTCCCCGCATGTTCCGG encodes:
- a CDS encoding YchJ family protein — its product is MSVAALCPCGSGRRYAACCGTVHSGARPARTAEILMRSRYSAYVLRLEAYLLHTWHPATRPERLDLQDDPARWLGLTVRSTRAGGPQDDTGEVSFTARYRVDGESFRLDEDSRFVRLDGSWVYLDGEGGTGAR
- a CDS encoding AAA family ATPase: MSLTPSELARYLTALVTAELPLSTMIWGPPGVGKSSVVAQVAAAHGLEFVDVRLSQLAPTDLRGLPVAQETSGGQGVSRWYPPEFLPTGGRGILFLDEVNMAPPTMQGMAQQLILDRRVGSYELPDGWFVWAAGNRKEDRASVFDMPAPLANRFLHLTVRADFEAFRGYALGRGLHEHVLAFLTFRPELLHRLDTAQPAWPSPRAWEMAARLHRARLDVSPAIGEAAGAEFAAFVRLYEQLPDLEEVLAGRVDGLRLPQEPSVRYAAVVGLAARAQDAQQGFHAFSWLAGQANAEWLQLFVATLVSKFQSLGQLGELVTLMDRDPRLAELVQGAADLAEG
- a CDS encoding gamma carbonic anhydrase family protein produces the protein MPLYALLSDSPLPGSPATDSPSLTQPDLVPHVHTSAFVAPSADLIGRVSVARNASVWFGAVLRGDTEAVTVGEGSNVQDGAVLHADPGFPCTLHAGVTVGHRAIVHGATCGAGSLVGMGAVMLNGSRLGTGAVLGAGALLPEGREVPDGMLAVGVPARVKGPAGAGGHAERYVQNARRFRTELTPVQDGPGPHPAPGSDTEAT
- a CDS encoding peptide chain release factor 3, with the translated sequence MTTHNVGPNGTGSEQTRLEHEIARRRTFAIISHPDAGKTTITEKLLLYGGAIQQAGSVTAHAGTAHTKSDWMSIEQQRGISISSSALTFEFLGRHINLLDTPGHQDFSEDTYRTLTAADSALMVLDAARGVQAQTEKLFAVCRNRGIPILTFVNKLDRPAQDIFELLEQVESTLGITAIPLTWPIGDGPDFRGVYDLVAKQVLLFERVARGKSRAPVSVKSVDDPELGALVGVALHQKLQEDVALIEGAMPPFDHAAFLAGELTPVFFGSAMNNFGIEHFLSTFVDLAPAPGSVRTTQGVRPPEAGFTGFIFKLQANMSRNHRDRTAYMRVASGHFERGMDVTLTRTGRKLRLSQAHTLFAQDREKVEDAYPGDIVGLVNPGVFRIGDVVSVDARVQLPDFPRFTPEVFATMSLRDVTKRKAFHKGLEQLTEEGVVQVFYPTDGARDPYLGAVGPLQFEVFQARLQEEYGVDIEMHVTSYSLVRWLAGDASQVARFARSVEDDQGRPVMLFRSNFDLQYTQDQHPEIEFLPLPKDLTVVD
- a CDS encoding NUDIX hydrolase yields the protein MQRKDPAAPHVTVPGAGGVVFGPDGHVLLVRYRSGAWAFPKGHVEAGESDEQTAVREVQEEGGVHAQIVGALPDTSYTNDRGERRVIHWFAMSTDASAPVLEDTFAEGGFFAPVEAVRMLSYAEDRNLLREAQSLLLSLHDAR
- a CDS encoding vWA domain-containing protein → MTGKPVGPGPEPAEFGALLSGARLRLRGRSAFFATLLLHTDVQPSSEVALAATDGDRVYLNPVAAARLAPSELDGVLLHEVLHAALSHVGRRGPREKKRWNRAADLIVNGMVAQAGLPLAEDAPRDDHLETLSVEEVYATLEHQQQDEDQEDGDGDGDLLDGPPSDVPPRQGQRRPGETERRWKGTLEQARASQSMTGRGSDPLGLHRELARLAPARLDWKSQLWRFLARTPVDFGGFDRRFVGRGLYLEALDDESLQALIAVDTSGSVDEAAVQALVAEVQGILGAYPHVRADLYYADTEAYGPYPLTAGSDIPPPQGGGGTDFRPVFAKVADHEPDLLVYLTDGFGDFPDVPPRVPTLWVVPPGGLEDAGFPFGEVLRLEEG